One Sphingobacteruim zhuxiongii DNA window includes the following coding sequences:
- a CDS encoding NAD(P)/FAD-dependent oxidoreductase, with product MITTDICIIGAGPVGLFAVFEAGLLKMRCHLIDALPQIGGQLSEIYPHKPIYDIPGYPNITAQQLIDNQMEQIAPFNPTFTLGERVDQLQKLDDGSYYVIGTEGTIIHCQVVVIAGGLGCFEPRKPELENLEKFEGQNVHYMVKNPERFRDQRIVIAGGGDSALDWTIFLKDIAREVTLVHRSDSFRGAPDSAEKVFNLAQEGKINLLLTHNLKKLHGNGVLESVHLLNKSKEEVIVSADHFIPLYGLSPKLGPIADWGLTIDKNAIEVNTFDYSTNIERIFAIGDINTYPGKLKLILCGYHEAALMAQSAFKYVYPDQKLSFKYTTVNGVNAF from the coding sequence ATGATTACAACAGATATTTGTATCATCGGAGCTGGACCTGTAGGTCTATTCGCGGTATTTGAAGCCGGTTTACTAAAAATGCGTTGCCATTTAATTGATGCACTTCCTCAAATTGGGGGACAGCTATCGGAAATATACCCCCATAAACCGATATATGATATTCCCGGATATCCGAATATTACGGCGCAGCAGTTAATTGATAATCAAATGGAACAAATTGCACCATTTAATCCCACATTTACACTAGGTGAGCGTGTTGATCAATTACAAAAGCTTGACGATGGCTCCTATTACGTTATTGGGACAGAAGGCACGATTATCCATTGTCAAGTCGTTGTTATCGCCGGTGGCTTGGGTTGTTTTGAACCTAGAAAACCAGAATTAGAAAATTTAGAAAAGTTTGAAGGACAAAATGTTCACTATATGGTTAAGAATCCGGAGCGTTTCCGTGATCAGCGAATCGTCATCGCTGGCGGTGGTGATTCAGCCTTAGATTGGACTATTTTTTTGAAAGATATCGCCCGTGAGGTAACATTAGTACACCGTAGCGATAGCTTCCGCGGGGCGCCAGATTCAGCAGAAAAAGTGTTCAATTTGGCTCAGGAAGGTAAAATCAATTTACTGCTAACTCATAATCTAAAAAAACTACATGGCAATGGTGTTTTAGAAAGTGTACACTTATTGAATAAATCGAAAGAAGAAGTGATTGTCTCAGCAGATCATTTTATCCCATTATATGGATTAAGTCCCAAATTAGGTCCAATCGCTGACTGGGGGTTAACGATAGATAAAAATGCAATAGAGGTAAACACCTTTGATTACTCTACAAATATCGAGCGCATATTCGCCATAGGTGACATCAATACCTATCCAGGCAAGCTAAAGCTTATCTTGTGTGGTTACCATGAGGCGGCGCTCATGGCACAAAGCGCTTTTAAATATGTTTATCCGGATCAAAAATTAAGTTTCAAATATACCACCGTCAATGGTGTAAATGCATTTTAA
- a CDS encoding MarR family winged helix-turn-helix transcriptional regulator yields the protein MLKESFNQYSFILDQTAKRVRQFAQSSFSHHGIDLTVDQWSVLKTLYEETDQTHRELATICGKDQPTMTRIIDLLLKKGYVVRVEHPSDRRCLLLHLTAEGKAKVEDLAPLVRDFRMKAWENLSQADFDHFTRILKTIYNNLETK from the coding sequence ATGCTAAAGGAATCCTTCAATCAATATTCATTCATTCTCGATCAGACGGCAAAACGGGTCAGACAATTTGCCCAAAGCTCTTTCTCGCACCATGGAATCGACCTCACCGTAGATCAGTGGTCGGTATTAAAAACATTATACGAGGAAACTGATCAAACTCATCGAGAACTAGCCACAATCTGTGGAAAGGATCAACCGACAATGACAAGAATCATTGACCTCTTGTTAAAAAAGGGCTATGTTGTGCGTGTGGAACATCCGAGTGATCGTCGCTGTTTATTATTGCATTTGACCGCAGAAGGCAAAGCAAAGGTAGAGGATCTAGCACCCTTGGTGAGAGACTTTCGGATGAAAGCCTGGGAAAATCTGTCACAAGCGGATTTCGATCATTTTACGAGAATTTTGAAAACTATTTACAATAATCTAGAAACAAAATAA
- a CDS encoding acyl-ACP desaturase encodes MQELPLNIPEGSRKEVMTYLEPFMINEMSEYLKPVDQMWQPADFLPDSSRDTFFEEVRELQESAKELPYDLVAVLVGDTVTEEALPTYESWLTMVDEVDRNEQGGWMKWVRAWTAEENRHGDLLNKYLYLSGRIDMRQFEISVQYLIKDGFDIGTGADPYRNFIYTSFQELATNVSHRRVAALSKKSGDKLLAKMCGVIAADEARHAKAYMSFISHAFAVDPSEVMIAFEDMMRKKIVMPAHFLRESGEPQGDAFSHFSDAAQRLGVYTAVDYVDILKELIADWKIDKVSDLNEKGEKARDYLMRLPDRLLRLADRMSIPEKQYNFKWIYE; translated from the coding sequence ATGCAAGAATTACCTTTAAACATACCAGAGGGCTCAAGAAAAGAGGTGATGACCTACTTAGAACCATTCATGATCAATGAGATGTCTGAGTATTTGAAGCCTGTTGACCAGATGTGGCAACCTGCTGATTTCTTACCTGACTCATCACGTGATACTTTTTTTGAAGAGGTACGTGAATTACAGGAAAGTGCAAAAGAACTTCCATATGATCTTGTCGCTGTATTAGTTGGTGATACGGTAACTGAAGAAGCGCTTCCTACTTATGAATCATGGTTAACAATGGTTGATGAGGTTGATCGAAATGAGCAAGGCGGTTGGATGAAATGGGTACGTGCATGGACAGCAGAAGAAAATCGTCACGGCGATTTGTTGAACAAATACTTATACCTTTCGGGGCGTATTGACATGCGACAGTTTGAAATTTCTGTTCAGTATTTAATTAAAGACGGATTTGATATCGGCACAGGTGCTGACCCTTATAGAAACTTTATCTATACTTCATTTCAAGAATTAGCAACAAACGTTTCTCACAGACGTGTTGCTGCTCTTTCAAAGAAAAGTGGAGATAAATTACTTGCAAAAATGTGTGGAGTGATTGCTGCCGATGAAGCACGTCACGCCAAAGCATATATGTCATTTATATCGCATGCATTTGCTGTTGACCCTTCCGAAGTAATGATTGCATTTGAAGATATGATGCGTAAGAAGATTGTCATGCCTGCGCACTTCTTGCGAGAATCTGGCGAACCTCAAGGAGATGCCTTCTCTCACTTCTCTGACGCAGCTCAACGCTTAGGTGTATATACTGCAGTCGACTATGTTGATATCCTCAAAGAATTGATAGCCGATTGGAAGATCGATAAGGTTAGCGATTTGAATGAAAAAGGAGAAAAAGCAAGAGATTATTTAATGCGACTTCCCGATCGTTTATTACGTTTAGCAGATCGCATGAGTATTCCAGAAAAACAATACAACTTTAAGTGGATCTATGAATAA
- a CDS encoding aminotransferase class V-fold PLP-dependent enzyme: MSNLDIQKIREDFPILKRQVNAKPLVYLDNGATTQKPQVVIDAILEYYTDMNSNVHRGVHYLSQISTDAFEVTRRKVQEFINAKHDYEVIITKGTTDSINLVATCYGREFVQAGDEIIVSAMEHHSNIVPWQMICEDRGATLKVIPMNEAGELDMDAYESLLNGKTKLVSVNYVSNALGTINPVREIIQKAHAIGVPVLIDAAQAVQHIKIDVQELDVDFLAFSGHKMYGPTGVGVLYGKEEWLNKMPPYQGGGDMIKDVTFEKTTYNELPFKFEAGTPNIEAGIALNAAIDYINDLGIDNIKAYEDELLAYATEQLSTVEGIRFIGTAKEKSSVISFVVDGTHPYDIGVLLDKLGIAVRTGHHCAQPVMDQFQIPGTVRASLAVYNTKEEIDALVAGVKRATAMLV, from the coding sequence TTGAGCAATCTAGATATTCAGAAAATCCGTGAGGATTTCCCCATATTAAAACGCCAAGTGAATGCAAAGCCACTCGTTTATTTAGATAACGGTGCGACGACGCAAAAACCACAAGTCGTTATTGATGCGATTCTTGAGTATTATACCGATATGAATAGTAATGTGCACCGAGGCGTGCATTATTTAAGTCAGATTTCTACCGATGCGTTTGAGGTTACACGTCGAAAAGTACAGGAATTTATCAATGCAAAGCATGATTATGAAGTCATCATTACTAAAGGGACAACCGATAGTATCAATTTGGTGGCTACCTGCTATGGTCGTGAATTTGTACAGGCCGGAGATGAAATCATCGTTTCGGCAATGGAACATCATTCGAACATTGTGCCTTGGCAAATGATCTGTGAAGATCGTGGAGCTACTTTGAAAGTTATCCCGATGAATGAAGCCGGTGAACTGGATATGGACGCTTATGAATCTTTACTGAATGGAAAAACGAAATTAGTATCTGTTAACTACGTTTCCAATGCATTGGGGACTATTAATCCGGTACGTGAGATCATTCAGAAAGCGCATGCAATCGGAGTACCCGTATTAATTGATGCAGCGCAAGCCGTTCAACATATCAAGATTGATGTCCAAGAGTTGGATGTTGATTTTCTAGCCTTTTCTGGACATAAAATGTATGGACCTACTGGTGTGGGTGTGCTTTATGGTAAAGAAGAATGGTTGAATAAAATGCCTCCTTATCAAGGCGGTGGTGATATGATTAAGGATGTGACTTTCGAAAAAACAACTTATAATGAGTTGCCATTTAAATTTGAAGCAGGCACCCCAAATATTGAAGCTGGAATTGCTTTAAACGCTGCGATTGATTATATAAACGATTTAGGTATTGATAATATCAAGGCTTATGAAGATGAGCTTTTGGCTTATGCGACTGAGCAGTTAAGTACAGTTGAAGGAATTCGTTTCATTGGAACAGCGAAAGAGAAATCATCGGTTATTTCCTTCGTAGTAGATGGGACGCACCCTTATGATATTGGTGTACTATTAGATAAATTAGGAATCGCAGTACGTACAGGGCATCACTGTGCGCAACCAGTAATGGATCAATTTCAAATTCCAGGAACTGTTCGTGCGAGTTTAGCTGTTTATAATACAAAAGAAGAAATTGATGCATTAGTAGCTGGCGTAAAACGTGCTACTGCTATGTTGGTATAA
- a CDS encoding SufE family protein: MTINEIQDELIEDFAFYQDWMEKYEFIIQLGKELPLIDESNKQDQYIIKGCQSKVWLFPEIKDGKLYFTADSDAVITKGLVSLMVKVLSGHTAKEIAATDLYFIEQIGLKEHLSPTRANGLLSMVKQMKLYAIAYQAKGI, translated from the coding sequence ATGACAATTAACGAAATACAAGACGAGTTAATCGAGGATTTTGCTTTCTATCAAGATTGGATGGAAAAATATGAATTCATCATCCAATTGGGTAAAGAGCTTCCCCTGATAGACGAGTCGAACAAACAAGATCAATATATTATCAAAGGATGTCAATCAAAAGTTTGGCTTTTTCCAGAGATAAAAGATGGTAAGTTATATTTTACAGCAGATTCTGATGCTGTAATAACCAAAGGTTTGGTGAGTTTAATGGTTAAAGTTCTCTCAGGTCACACTGCAAAAGAAATAGCGGCAACTGACTTGTATTTTATAGAACAAATTGGTTTGAAAGAGCACTTGTCACCAACTCGCGCCAATGGCTTGCTATCCATGGTCAAGCAAATGAAATTATATGCCATTGCCTATCAAGCAAAAGGTATTTAG
- the murI gene encoding glutamate racemase — protein sequence MNDNKQAGPIGIFDSGYGGLTVFKEIHKQLGEYDYIYLGDNARVPYGTRSFETVYEFTKECVFKLFDLGCNLVILACNTASAKALRSIQQNDLPPGKKVLGVIRPTSEIVNQFTKSNKVGILATQGTVNSESYVIEINKFHPEIDVFQHACPFWVPLVENNELDSEGAHYFVQQDIEELLAQSKDIDTILLACTHYPLLLPIIEKYVPEGIKIISQGKLVADSLVDYLKRHPEVEEQCSKGGNLQFFTTDDASDFNQKANIFFGKSIESQSIKV from the coding sequence ATGAACGACAATAAACAAGCAGGACCTATTGGTATATTTGATTCTGGATACGGTGGTTTAACTGTATTTAAAGAAATACACAAGCAACTAGGAGAATACGACTATATTTATTTAGGCGATAACGCTCGCGTCCCATATGGAACAAGGTCTTTTGAGACCGTTTATGAATTCACAAAAGAGTGCGTGTTCAAGCTTTTTGATTTAGGATGTAACCTCGTTATTTTGGCTTGCAATACCGCATCTGCGAAAGCACTGCGCTCTATCCAACAAAATGATCTTCCGCCAGGCAAAAAAGTATTAGGTGTAATACGTCCGACATCAGAAATCGTTAACCAATTTACAAAAAGTAATAAAGTAGGAATTTTAGCAACACAGGGCACGGTTAACTCGGAGTCTTATGTAATCGAAATTAATAAATTCCACCCAGAAATTGACGTATTCCAACACGCATGCCCATTCTGGGTGCCACTTGTTGAAAACAACGAATTAGATAGTGAAGGCGCACATTATTTTGTACAACAAGATATTGAGGAATTGCTAGCACAATCCAAGGATATCGATACTATTTTATTAGCGTGTACCCACTACCCGCTCTTGCTTCCAATAATCGAAAAATATGTTCCCGAGGGAATAAAGATAATTTCACAAGGAAAGCTTGTTGCAGATAGTTTAGTCGACTATCTCAAACGCCATCCTGAAGTCGAAGAGCAGTGTAGCAAGGGTGGAAATCTACAATTCTTCACCACCGATGACGCAAGTGATTTCAATCAAAAGGCTAATATTTTCTTTGGAAAAAGTATCGAATCACAAAGTATTAAAGTGTAG
- a CDS encoding glycoside hydrolase family 125 protein → MKRRAFIQNSALLGAGMFASKFSFGAMNAEFPVVRTPESKRHFSSKVIEGMIKEFQKNVNDKELGWLFNNCLPNTLDTTVFSEDKPNRKLTYVITGDIDAMWLRDSSAQVWPYLAFMKKDKKLQDLVLGLINKQSECILIDPYANAFYNDPTKKGEWFSDHTAMKPGLHERKWEIDSLCYPIRLAYHYWKLTNDVTPFDDTWVKAQELIYKTFVEQQRKENLGPYKFERTTSRGTDTLQVDGYGYPVNPVGLIVSSFRPSDDCSIFPFLIPSNLFAVVSLRQSAEILKNVKKNTELAGRLEALANEVETAVNTYGIVDHPTHGRVYAFEVDGFGSYLMMDDANVPSLLALPYLGAVDVNDEVYQRTRAFILSNKNPFFFKGKAGEGIGGPHIGRDMIWPMSIIMRAFTSTDDAEIKKCVQMLKSTHGDTGFMHESFHVDDPKKFTRHWFAWTNTLFGELMWKLYKEKPHLLKA, encoded by the coding sequence ATGAAACGAAGAGCATTTATTCAGAACTCTGCCCTTTTAGGCGCAGGAATGTTCGCTAGTAAGTTCTCATTCGGCGCGATGAACGCGGAGTTTCCAGTCGTCCGAACGCCAGAATCAAAAAGACACTTCAGTAGTAAAGTTATTGAAGGAATGATTAAAGAATTCCAGAAAAACGTTAATGATAAAGAGTTAGGCTGGCTATTCAATAATTGCTTACCCAATACGTTGGACACAACCGTATTTTCAGAAGACAAACCGAATCGAAAATTAACTTATGTAATCACTGGCGACATTGACGCGATGTGGCTTCGGGATAGCAGTGCACAGGTATGGCCCTACTTAGCCTTTATGAAGAAGGATAAGAAGTTGCAAGACCTAGTGCTAGGTCTCATAAACAAGCAATCGGAATGTATACTAATTGACCCATATGCCAATGCATTCTATAATGATCCGACTAAAAAAGGTGAATGGTTCTCGGACCATACCGCCATGAAGCCGGGCTTACATGAGCGTAAATGGGAAATTGACTCCTTATGTTACCCTATTCGTTTAGCCTATCATTACTGGAAATTAACAAATGATGTTACTCCTTTTGATGACACCTGGGTAAAGGCACAAGAGTTAATTTATAAGACTTTTGTCGAACAACAAAGAAAAGAAAACTTAGGTCCATATAAATTTGAACGCACCACATCTCGAGGAACTGACACCCTTCAAGTAGACGGTTATGGCTACCCTGTTAATCCTGTTGGTTTAATTGTATCTAGCTTCCGGCCGTCGGACGACTGTAGCATCTTTCCATTCCTTATTCCATCGAATTTGTTCGCTGTAGTTAGCTTACGTCAGTCCGCAGAGATATTGAAAAACGTTAAGAAAAACACCGAATTAGCGGGTCGATTAGAAGCTCTTGCAAACGAGGTAGAAACAGCCGTTAACACTTATGGCATTGTTGACCATCCAACCCACGGACGTGTTTACGCATTTGAGGTAGACGGTTTTGGCAGTTACCTCATGATGGACGATGCCAATGTGCCTAGTCTATTAGCACTTCCTTATCTGGGGGCGGTTGATGTTAATGATGAAGTCTATCAACGTACGCGGGCTTTTATTTTGTCCAATAAAAACCCATTCTTTTTCAAAGGAAAAGCAGGAGAAGGAATTGGCGGTCCACATATAGGACGTGATATGATTTGGCCAATGTCGATCATTATGCGTGCTTTTACGTCGACAGATGATGCTGAAATAAAGAAATGTGTTCAGATGCTAAAAAGCACCCATGGAGACACTGGCTTTATGCACGAATCATTTCATGTGGACGATCCAAAGAAATTCACTCGCCATTGGTTCGCCTGGACAAACACGTTATTCGGAGAACTGATGTGGAAATTGTATAAAGAAAAACCGCATCTATTAAAAGCATAA
- a CDS encoding gliding motility protein RemB, with protein MKHIINGALATVLLIGTADSLQAQIKNQPFSHQQYQKLNEEMYSPYTRYHTSSKPVLFKGALLEKLDSIETANQTMSDNWIMRKLFNEHLIEVEKEDHTFYLDVLPDFQIGSELMGADKRTTWLNTRGVQAGLTIKDKFTFYGNFFENQGVFPSYIDDYVSRNMLVPGQAASKKPTEKEKDWMYATANLTYDFSDYFQATLAYDKNFIGDGYRSVLLSDFSSNYAHLKFTGKIGNVQYTSIWAYMLDPKNPRVDSLNSGGRYGDGIKWGAFQYLDYNVTNRLSIGFFQSVVWANRNEGGHRGFDFNYLNPVIFLRPVENSNTSSPDKMFLGLNAKYKVLDNATVYGQFLLGEFTAKEFFANNGYIHNKWGAQLGAKAFNIFGVKNLNVLGEYNMVRPYTYQHYVSISNYSNRGEPLAHPRGANFRELLGIANYSWKRFDFSLQGLYSRYGTDEATASGMVNWGGDIFQSYRSAPNMYGNKIGQGVQNDLYYADFKAAYVLNPKYNLRLELGYTQRYNRIEDQPTQKSGVINFGLRSSFRNFYGDM; from the coding sequence ATGAAGCATATTATCAATGGTGCATTAGCTACGGTTTTATTGATTGGAACTGCAGACTCATTGCAAGCACAGATTAAAAATCAGCCATTTTCCCATCAGCAATATCAGAAGTTGAATGAAGAAATGTATTCGCCTTATACGCGTTATCATACTTCTTCGAAGCCCGTTCTTTTTAAAGGCGCCTTGTTAGAAAAGCTAGATTCAATCGAAACAGCTAATCAAACAATGTCTGATAATTGGATTATGAGAAAATTGTTCAATGAACATTTAATCGAAGTTGAAAAAGAAGATCATACATTTTATTTAGATGTATTGCCTGACTTTCAGATCGGTTCGGAATTAATGGGTGCTGATAAAAGAACGACTTGGTTAAATACACGTGGTGTTCAAGCCGGTCTAACTATTAAAGATAAGTTCACCTTTTACGGTAACTTCTTCGAGAATCAAGGTGTTTTCCCTTCCTATATTGACGATTATGTTTCTCGGAATATGCTAGTTCCCGGACAAGCGGCCTCAAAGAAACCTACCGAAAAAGAAAAGGATTGGATGTACGCTACAGCAAATTTGACCTATGATTTCAGTGATTACTTCCAAGCGACATTAGCCTACGATAAAAACTTTATTGGGGATGGTTATCGATCGGTCTTACTTTCTGATTTTTCTTCGAACTACGCGCATTTAAAATTCACTGGTAAAATCGGGAATGTGCAGTACACCTCAATTTGGGCGTATATGTTAGATCCTAAAAATCCACGTGTGGATTCATTGAATTCAGGAGGACGCTATGGAGATGGTATTAAATGGGGTGCTTTTCAATATTTAGATTATAATGTAACGAATAGATTATCGATTGGATTTTTTCAATCGGTTGTTTGGGCAAATAGAAATGAAGGTGGACATCGAGGATTTGACTTTAATTATCTAAATCCCGTTATTTTCTTACGTCCTGTTGAGAACTCAAACACTTCATCGCCCGATAAGATGTTCTTGGGTTTAAATGCGAAATATAAAGTGCTAGACAACGCAACGGTATATGGTCAGTTTTTATTGGGTGAATTTACTGCGAAGGAATTTTTTGCCAATAACGGATATATTCATAATAAATGGGGCGCTCAGTTAGGGGCGAAAGCATTTAATATTTTTGGTGTCAAGAACTTGAATGTTTTAGGTGAGTATAATATGGTTCGCCCATATACCTATCAACATTATGTTTCTATTTCGAACTATAGTAATCGCGGGGAGCCTTTAGCACATCCAAGAGGAGCCAATTTCCGTGAGTTGCTAGGTATTGCGAATTATTCATGGAAGAGATTTGATTTTTCTCTACAAGGTTTATACAGTCGTTACGGTACTGATGAAGCAACGGCATCAGGTATGGTGAATTGGGGAGGAGATATCTTCCAATCTTATAGAAGTGCACCTAATATGTATGGTAATAAGATTGGACAAGGTGTTCAAAACGATTTATATTATGCAGATTTCAAAGCGGCCTATGTACTGAATCCGAAATATAATCTACGTTTAGAATTAGGATATACGCAGCGATATAATAGAATTGAGGATCAACCAACACAAAAATCTGGGGTTATTAACTTCGGATTGCGCTCTAGTTTCCGCAATTTCTATGGTGATATGTAA
- the aroQ gene encoding type II 3-dehydroquinate dehydratase has product MKKILILNGPNLNLLGVREKGIYGDQSFESYLETLKERFAANAELEYFQSNTEGFIIDKIHEVGFSYDGIVLNAGAYTHTSVAIADAIAAINTPVIEVHISNVHQRESFRHHSYLSKSCKGVILGFGLDSYRLGIESLL; this is encoded by the coding sequence ATGAAAAAAATATTAATATTAAACGGTCCTAATTTGAATCTCCTCGGTGTTCGAGAAAAGGGAATCTATGGGGATCAATCTTTTGAATCTTACTTAGAAACCCTCAAGGAACGATTCGCTGCTAATGCCGAGCTCGAATATTTTCAAAGCAATACGGAAGGGTTTATCATTGATAAAATACATGAGGTAGGTTTTAGCTATGACGGAATCGTTCTAAATGCTGGCGCCTATACGCATACTTCTGTAGCGATTGCGGACGCTATCGCTGCTATTAACACACCAGTAATCGAGGTGCATATTTCTAACGTTCACCAAAGGGAGTCGTTTAGACATCACTCTTATCTTTCTAAAAGTTGTAAAGGTGTTATTTTAGGTTTTGGCTTAGACAGCTATCGCTTAGGGATTGAAAGTTTACTGTAA